The following coding sequences are from one uncultured Desulfobacter sp. window:
- a CDS encoding SDR family oxidoreductase yields the protein MNMRTIQNLINLEGRRALITGGAGHIGHAMAEAIAELGGGLILVDLAGADYPFLDRLKKLTDDIECIDCDLEKEDQRTKLMDKIKSDKKGLDILINSAAFVGTTDLKGWGTPFEEQTVDTWRRAVEVNLTACFDIIKQATPLLRESNHPSVINIGSTYGVVGPDYALYEGTTMGNAAAYAAAKGGLVQLTRWLATTLAPKIRINMISPGGVYRNQNEAFVNRYEARTPLERMATEEDFKGITAYLSSDLSNYVTGQNFMIDGGWTAW from the coding sequence ATGAATATGAGAACTATACAGAATTTGATAAATCTTGAAGGGCGGAGAGCATTGATTACCGGAGGTGCGGGACATATCGGACATGCAATGGCTGAGGCCATAGCAGAACTGGGAGGAGGCTTGATCCTCGTTGATCTTGCAGGAGCTGATTATCCATTTCTGGACAGGCTAAAAAAGCTGACGGATGATATTGAATGTATAGATTGCGATTTAGAAAAAGAAGATCAACGGACCAAGTTGATGGATAAAATTAAAAGCGATAAAAAGGGGCTCGATATTTTAATTAACAGTGCCGCTTTTGTCGGTACTACAGATTTAAAAGGTTGGGGAACGCCTTTTGAAGAACAGACTGTTGATACATGGCGTCGTGCTGTTGAAGTCAACCTTACTGCATGTTTTGATATAATTAAACAAGCAACTCCTCTACTAAGGGAAAGCAATCATCCATCTGTTATAAATATAGGTTCCACCTATGGTGTTGTCGGTCCTGATTACGCTCTTTATGAAGGCACAACAATGGGAAATGCAGCCGCTTACGCTGCTGCAAAAGGAGGATTAGTCCAATTAACCAGATGGTTGGCTACAACGTTAGCCCCTAAAATACGAATTAATATGATTTCACCAGGGGGTGTTTACCGGAACCAAAATGAGGCATTTGTAAATAGATATGAAGCACGCACGCCACTTGAGAGGATGGCAACTGAGGAGGATTTTAAAGGTATTACGGCTTACCTATCTAGTGACCTGTCCAATTATGTAACAGGACAAAATTTTATGATTGATGGCGGTTGGACTGCCTGGTAA
- a CDS encoding TylF/MycF/NovP-related O-methyltransferase yields the protein MINQMNAKFNASVKEVESRKQLAELFRANPIVEDELFMNLPLFINRQNLSQILYINEIYQQILGVHGKIFEFGVRWGRNMALYESLRGVYEPFNHNRKIVGFDTFEGFPSVDTKDGEADIIKKNAFKVPDDYKEYLEKILDYHETESPISHIKKYELRKGDASVEVEKYLKENQETIIALAYFDFDIYEPTKKCLELIRDRLTQGSIIAFDELNCIDYPGETIALQEVFGIGKYKIRHSKFSPTQSYIVF from the coding sequence ATGATAAATCAGATGAATGCAAAATTTAATGCATCTGTAAAAGAAGTTGAATCCAGAAAACAACTTGCTGAATTATTCAGAGCAAATCCGATCGTTGAAGATGAGTTATTCATGAATTTACCTTTATTTATCAATCGACAAAATTTATCGCAAATTTTATATATCAACGAAATATATCAACAAATTTTAGGCGTGCACGGCAAGATTTTTGAGTTTGGTGTTCGCTGGGGAAGAAATATGGCGCTCTATGAATCTTTGCGTGGAGTATACGAGCCATTTAACCATAATCGTAAAATAGTCGGTTTTGACACATTCGAAGGCTTTCCTTCCGTTGATACAAAAGATGGAGAAGCTGATATCATAAAAAAAAATGCGTTCAAAGTTCCTGATGACTATAAAGAGTATTTAGAAAAAATTCTTGATTATCATGAAACTGAAAGCCCAATCTCACATATTAAAAAATACGAACTCAGAAAAGGCGACGCAAGTGTAGAGGTTGAGAAATATTTAAAAGAAAATCAAGAAACAATTATTGCTCTGGCTTATTTTGATTTTGATATCTATGAGCCCACAAAAAAGTGCCTTGAACTCATCCGTGATCGTCTTACCCAAGGGAGCATTATCGCGTTTGATGAATTAAATTGCATTGATTATCCTGGGGAAACCATCGCTCTACAAGAAGTTTTTGGAATAGGAAAATATAAAATCCGCCATTCCAAATTCAGCCCCACACAATCATACATTGTTTTTTGA
- a CDS encoding sulfotransferase, with protein sequence MILNLSETVREKVGHSIIITGSGRSGTTILGKCVHSFDKVEYIYEPPLLVSLMPLINQISMEQWRLLYETYLYEDFFCNTFMGRSINCNRIDDSSIYRVKSAEDVERRLNSSLRKLEIERLTAESVIAYKFPGALPYLHKVTQYYPNSKVIIIKRNAVETINSLISKKWYSDDILKGNLHWPYRMKDGFRIPYWVRENDALKWVNMSEVDRCAYYYITANEDAETIEKKIEIRYSELLDDPLRIIQDLSKRLNLNFGPKTKEIINDIAPTTKKRDFSILDKISPDLRDKVLYYSERS encoded by the coding sequence ATGATCTTAAACCTCTCTGAAACAGTCCGTGAAAAAGTTGGGCACTCTATTATAATTACCGGTTCCGGTCGAAGCGGGACAACTATTTTAGGAAAATGTGTTCATAGTTTTGATAAAGTTGAATATATTTACGAGCCCCCATTACTTGTTTCTTTAATGCCTTTAATCAATCAAATATCCATGGAACAATGGAGATTACTTTATGAAACATATCTTTATGAAGACTTTTTTTGTAATACTTTCATGGGCAGAAGCATCAATTGCAATAGAATTGATGACAGCTCTATTTATCGTGTAAAATCAGCGGAAGATGTAGAAAGAAGATTGAACTCATCTTTAAGAAAGCTGGAAATCGAAAGATTAACTGCGGAGAGCGTTATCGCATACAAATTCCCAGGTGCCCTGCCATATTTACATAAGGTCACTCAATATTATCCAAATTCTAAAGTCATAATCATTAAACGTAACGCTGTTGAAACTATAAATTCATTAATATCAAAGAAATGGTATTCGGACGATATTTTGAAAGGTAATCTTCATTGGCCGTATCGAATGAAAGACGGCTTTCGTATTCCTTACTGGGTTAGAGAAAATGATGCGTTAAAATGGGTGAATATGTCTGAAGTTGATCGCTGTGCCTACTATTATATCACTGCGAATGAAGATGCCGAGACAATAGAGAAAAAGATTGAAATCCGCTATTCGGAGTTGCTGGATGATCCATTACGTATAATACAGGATCTATCGAAACGATTAAATTTGAATTTCGGTCCGAAAACGAAAGAAATAATCAATGATATAGCACCTACAACAAAAAAAAGAGATTTTTCGATTCTTGATAAAATTTCACCAGATTTAAGGGATAAAGTTCTTTATTATTCTGAACGGTCTTAA
- a CDS encoding class I SAM-dependent methyltransferase, translated as MENNLSPRFCDENLGLHWQVDETKDSFRRLKKHLEFNTNFKKYFEEAMNRIVLPENAIIVDIGAGVGWTSALLASKPNVDKVYVVEPSKNRLNKVEFVANHFNAPQKKIVKIDGSFQDIKIKEKVDLVVMTGSFHHCWDKDLYSLFRNIKDLLKSSPGKGRVLIANEHYVTRFWTFKQMLSWIKHFADRSSLYYGPGKWRAPYPFDGEHWRSRKEIEQIFKQYGFSYDIYVHDGDLCKDKSNLYQRVGWKYYHAVLS; from the coding sequence ATGGAAAATAATTTATCGCCACGGTTTTGTGATGAAAATTTAGGACTGCATTGGCAGGTCGATGAGACAAAGGATAGTTTCAGACGCTTAAAAAAACATTTGGAATTCAACACGAATTTTAAAAAATATTTTGAAGAGGCCATGAATCGTATTGTTCTCCCGGAAAATGCGATCATCGTCGACATTGGTGCTGGTGTAGGGTGGACCAGTGCGCTCCTTGCGTCCAAACCAAATGTGGATAAAGTATATGTTGTAGAGCCGAGTAAAAATAGATTGAACAAAGTTGAGTTCGTAGCAAATCATTTTAATGCGCCGCAAAAAAAAATAGTTAAAATAGACGGTTCTTTCCAAGATATAAAAATCAAGGAAAAAGTTGATCTGGTGGTAATGACGGGATCTTTTCACCATTGTTGGGATAAAGATCTATATTCTCTGTTTCGTAACATTAAGGACCTACTGAAATCTTCTCCGGGAAAAGGGCGCGTACTGATTGCCAATGAACATTATGTTACTCGTTTTTGGACATTCAAGCAGATGCTTTCATGGATAAAGCATTTTGCCGATCGCTCATCGCTTTATTATGGCCCAGGAAAATGGCGGGCACCTTACCCGTTTGATGGTGAACATTGGAGAAGTAGGAAAGAAATAGAACAAATTTTCAAGCAATACGGATTTTCCTATGACATTTATGTGCACGATGGAGATTTGTGTAAAGATAAATCCAACCTATATCAAAGAGTCGGATGGAAATATTATCACGCAGTCCTATCCTAA
- a CDS encoding Gfo/Idh/MocA family oxidoreductase — translation MASTHYGSIPIVEKKLNELNLRMGTNLSLTCFPQEPGQDDKGNYKKALEEIPRPAAAIVVVPDQLHAKIATDCLNAGLHTLIVKPMTPDLESARQLIALQKKTGLYGAVEFHKRYDRANLKLKEALASGKLGEPLYFIVEYSQRKSIPAEVFTPWVDQTNIFQYLGVHYVDIIYFVTGARPKRAMAIGQYGWLRQKGIDGYDAVHGVIEWETAQHQRFISMICTNWIDPESTSAMSDQKIKVIGTKGRYESDQKHRGITIVSDDHGIEEPNPDFCSAYPAGPDTFSYQGYGIQSVQTFIEDTIQVETGAVDIRTLEALRPCFNDCLVSTAVIEAINNSLLHHGEWQDITLSV, via the coding sequence TTGGCTTCTACTCACTATGGTTCCATTCCCATTGTGGAGAAGAAACTAAACGAATTAAATCTTCGTATGGGAACAAATTTATCGCTGACCTGTTTTCCCCAAGAACCTGGTCAAGATGACAAGGGAAATTATAAAAAAGCCCTGGAGGAAATTCCCAGGCCTGCGGCCGCTATAGTAGTTGTCCCGGATCAGCTTCATGCAAAGATTGCAACGGATTGTTTAAATGCCGGTCTACACACATTGATTGTCAAGCCCATGACGCCAGATCTGGAAAGTGCCAGACAATTAATCGCACTGCAGAAAAAAACAGGGCTCTACGGTGCGGTTGAATTCCATAAGCGTTATGACCGGGCCAACTTAAAATTGAAAGAGGCACTTGCATCCGGAAAATTGGGAGAACCGCTCTATTTTATCGTAGAGTATAGCCAGCGTAAAAGCATTCCGGCTGAAGTATTTACTCCATGGGTGGATCAAACCAACATATTTCAATATTTAGGCGTACATTATGTGGATATCATCTATTTTGTGACCGGAGCCAGACCCAAACGGGCGATGGCAATAGGCCAGTACGGATGGCTCAGGCAAAAAGGGATAGACGGATATGACGCCGTGCACGGGGTGATTGAGTGGGAAACCGCCCAGCACCAACGATTCATATCCATGATCTGCACCAACTGGATCGACCCGGAATCAACTTCGGCCATGTCGGATCAAAAAATCAAAGTAATTGGTACAAAAGGCCGGTATGAGTCGGATCAAAAACACCGGGGCATCACCATCGTGAGTGACGATCATGGGATAGAAGAACCGAATCCTGACTTTTGCTCGGCCTACCCGGCAGGGCCGGATACATTCTCCTATCAGGGGTATGGAATTCAAAGTGTACAAACCTTTATTGAAGACACTATTCAAGTGGAAACCGGTGCGGTTGACATAAGGACGTTGGAGGCACTGCGCCCCTGCTTTAATGATTGCCTGGTATCAACAGCTGTAATTGAAGCAATAAATAACAGCTTGCTGCATCATGGCGAATGGCAGGACATCACATTAAGTGTATAA